The Methanomethylovorans hollandica DSM 15978 genome includes a region encoding these proteins:
- a CDS encoding HoxN/HupN/NixA family nickel/cobalt transporter, whose product MNILPEPEVLLSDMNFVLIISAFLLGALHALEPGHGKSVMAVFVMSTRADLKDALILGLTVIFSHVIVVITLGVASIYLVNILNADITHDIMSVLGGLILIGVGAWILRRFYHHHENDHSHQIDTRKGVIAIGLSTGLVPCPAALAVLLLGIATDHVYNGLIYILVFSIGLALSIVCLSVLFVKGRGFLQSYVGSSKLEKLPLASGSVIIVIGLFTLLHPLMEHFGM is encoded by the coding sequence ATGAATATATTGCCAGAGCCGGAGGTTTTGCTCTCCGACATGAATTTCGTGCTGATCATATCCGCATTCCTCCTGGGTGCATTACATGCGCTTGAGCCAGGTCATGGCAAATCCGTAATGGCTGTGTTCGTTATGAGTACGCGTGCAGACCTGAAAGATGCACTCATACTGGGATTAACTGTAATTTTCTCCCATGTGATAGTAGTGATCACGTTAGGAGTGGCATCTATCTATCTTGTAAATATCCTGAATGCCGATATTACTCATGATATTATGAGCGTGCTTGGAGGTCTTATACTCATAGGAGTAGGTGCATGGATACTGCGCAGGTTCTATCACCATCATGAAAATGATCACAGCCACCAGATCGATACCCGCAAAGGCGTGATCGCAATTGGGCTTTCCACGGGCCTGGTTCCCTGTCCGGCGGCTCTGGCTGTACTGCTGCTGGGCATTGCCACCGACCATGTGTACAATGGTTTGATATACATACTTGTATTCAGCATTGGACTTGCTCTTTCCATAGTTTGCCTGTCTGTGCTGTTTGTAAAAGGTCGTGGGTTCCTGCAGAGCTATGTGGGCAGCAGTAAACTGGAAAAATTGCCCCTTGCCAGTGGTTCTGTTATTATTGTGATCGGCTTGTTCACTCTGCTGCATCCTCTTATGGAACATTTCGGAATGTGA
- a CDS encoding AAA family ATPase has protein sequence MIKKIQKIDDFRIFKHFLWSDDLEEFSKYNLIYGWNGSGKTTLSNVFRQLEERKLFPDCSGLQLQINDEIITEKNFNRLSLMIKVFNQDFVSENVFNPKQDVSPIFFLGKEDIRKQNEITRLTTERNQIEIEKNDLANTLNKITTEKDKLCTSIAKNIKDCNRTSEKDRYTNYTKKEFIAKCEFLKKQDYKNKILTENEFYELKRKKESTPKDKINEVKLNLLSQSEIKSFVEPMLNKTVVSETIERLQINNELNEWVSSGLKIYNEEKSGRCPFCEQELKKEVIESLEKYFNDQYDEFINDLESLKKDIYSYKNATNTHFPHETEFYIEYRDQYILSLNEFENKLREYSNYLDLLLTQIEEKKKNPFQKIEMNDDISKIDLTGIGILNSIIRLNNAKTNNFIEDLAKSKTKLEEHYVAENLDNYLILEAKQNQISQQLREINTTIHILDTKIKELENQIIEHLRPAEEINEELHSYLGRDEIKFEIRENGYQIKRSGEVAKSLSEGEKTAISFIYFLKTLQDKNFDIKKGIIVIDDPISSLDSNALYNAFGFMKNRTKDALQLFILTHNHSFFKEVKNWWKAGRSQASRNRSINSSYYMLKNMVVDGQRVAKLRPLDNMLKEYNSEYHYLFSLVYKNSTDCDGNFENYYLLPNICRRLLEAFLAFRVPSEIGNFGNQINKLDITEEKKIRIQRYTDANSHSDYIRDDPEKDLSFLDETPSILTDILDLIKVEDPKHFKEMKGLIDKKSK, from the coding sequence GTGATAAAGAAAATACAAAAAATAGATGATTTTCGCATTTTTAAGCATTTTTTATGGTCGGATGATTTAGAAGAATTCAGTAAATACAATTTAATCTATGGTTGGAATGGCTCAGGAAAAACCACACTTTCAAATGTTTTCCGTCAGCTTGAAGAACGAAAACTGTTTCCTGACTGTTCTGGGTTACAGTTACAAATAAATGATGAAATAATTACCGAGAAGAATTTTAATCGATTGTCATTAATGATTAAAGTTTTCAATCAGGATTTTGTTAGCGAAAATGTTTTCAATCCTAAACAGGATGTTAGTCCGATATTTTTTCTTGGTAAAGAAGACATACGAAAACAAAATGAAATTACTAGGCTTACTACAGAACGAAATCAAATTGAAATTGAAAAAAATGATCTTGCAAATACGTTAAATAAAATAACTACCGAAAAAGACAAGCTGTGCACATCTATTGCAAAGAATATAAAAGATTGTAACCGTACGAGTGAAAAAGATAGGTATACTAACTATACAAAAAAAGAATTTATAGCAAAATGTGAGTTTTTAAAAAAACAAGATTACAAAAACAAAATCTTAACTGAAAATGAGTTTTATGAATTAAAGAGAAAAAAGGAATCCACTCCAAAAGATAAAATAAATGAAGTCAAACTAAATCTTCTTTCTCAAAGTGAAATAAAGTCTTTTGTAGAACCTATGTTGAACAAAACAGTTGTTTCAGAAACCATTGAAAGGCTCCAAATTAACAATGAATTAAACGAGTGGGTGAGTAGTGGTCTCAAGATATACAATGAAGAAAAGTCAGGCCGCTGTCCTTTTTGTGAACAAGAATTGAAAAAAGAGGTAATAGAAAGTTTAGAAAAATATTTTAATGACCAGTATGATGAATTTATAAATGATCTTGAGTCGCTCAAAAAGGACATTTATTCTTATAAAAATGCTACTAATACACATTTTCCACATGAAACTGAATTTTACATTGAATATAGAGACCAATATATTTTAAGTTTAAATGAATTTGAGAACAAACTAAGAGAATACTCTAATTATCTAGATTTGCTATTAACCCAAATTGAAGAAAAAAAGAAAAATCCTTTTCAAAAAATTGAGATGAATGATGATATCTCAAAAATAGATCTAACTGGAATAGGGATTCTTAATAGCATCATTCGATTAAATAATGCTAAAACTAATAATTTTATTGAAGATCTAGCTAAGTCAAAAACTAAATTAGAAGAACATTATGTTGCAGAAAATTTAGATAATTATTTAATACTAGAGGCTAAACAAAATCAAATTAGCCAACAACTCCGTGAAATAAATACTACTATTCACATTCTTGATACTAAAATTAAGGAATTAGAGAATCAAATCATCGAACACCTACGTCCGGCTGAAGAAATTAATGAAGAATTGCATAGTTATCTTGGACGAGATGAGATTAAATTTGAGATTAGAGAAAATGGTTATCAGATTAAGAGATCTGGTGAGGTTGCTAAATCTTTAAGTGAGGGAGAAAAAACAGCTATATCTTTTATATACTTCTTGAAGACACTTCAAGATAAAAATTTTGATATTAAAAAAGGTATTATTGTAATAGATGATCCTATCTCAAGTTTGGATTCAAATGCTCTTTACAATGCTTTTGGATTCATGAAAAATCGCACAAAAGATGCTTTGCAGTTATTTATATTAACTCATAATCATTCTTTTTTTAAAGAAGTGAAAAATTGGTGGAAAGCCGGAAGAAGTCAAGCTAGTAGAAATCGTTCTATTAACTCCAGTTATTATATGTTGAAAAATATGGTTGTTGATGGTCAGAGAGTCGCAAAGTTGCGACCTCTTGATAATATGTTAAAAGAATATAATTCAGAATATCATTACCTTTTTAGCCTAGTCTACAAAAACTCCACAGATTGTGACGGGAATTTTGAGAATTATTATTTGTTACCAAATATTTGCAGGAGATTACTCGAAGCATTTCTTGCATTTAGAGTTCCTAGCGAGATTGGAAATTTTGGGAATCAAATTAATAAATTGGATATTACGGAAGAAAAAAAGATACGGATTCAAAGATATACTGATGCAAATTCCCATAGTGATTATATTAGAGATGATCCTGAAAAAGATTTATCTTTTTTAGATGAAACACCTTCTATTTTAACAGATATTTTAGATTTAATTAAAGTAGAAGACCCCAAACATTTCAAAGAAATGAAAGGATTAATTGACAAAAAATCTAAATAA
- a CDS encoding DUF6141 family protein, producing the protein MGSESTVLFREVQRFDQWWLRLLVLVPTSMVWYGAIQQLILGKAFGDNPTSDIGMSILLILFGILLPLFMYSLKLRTEVRQDGLYVRFYPFHLSFRHYPYTNINIYRVRKYSPIREYGGWGIRYGRKGMAYNVRGNCGVELEFNDGKSLLIGSQEPEELERYIHIAMRR; encoded by the coding sequence ATGGGCTCAGAAAGTACTGTCCTTTTCAGGGAAGTGCAACGCTTCGATCAATGGTGGCTCAGGTTACTGGTCCTTGTACCCACCTCTATGGTGTGGTATGGCGCCATACAGCAGCTGATCCTTGGTAAGGCCTTTGGTGATAACCCCACATCAGACATCGGAATGTCGATCCTGCTGATCCTCTTTGGAATACTTTTACCCCTTTTTATGTATTCTCTTAAACTTAGAACTGAAGTAAGACAGGATGGACTTTACGTCCGCTTTTATCCGTTTCATCTATCTTTCAGGCACTACCCATATACAAATATAAACATTTATAGAGTGCGGAAATATAGTCCCATCAGAGAATACGGTGGATGGGGTATTCGTTATGGGCGCAAGGGTATGGCCTACAATGTGAGAGGTAACTGTGGGGTGGAACTGGAGTTCAATGACGGGAAAAGCCTGCTGATTGGATCACAGGAACCTGAAGAACTGGAACGCTACATACATATCGCCATGAGAAGATAG
- a CDS encoding ammonium transporter yields MALDTGDTAFILICTAMVMLMTPGVGLFYGGMVRNKNVISMIAMSFIAFAIVTIQWVTAGYSLAFGSDISGFIGSLEHFGLNGVGMGGEGIPDILFMVFQLVFAGVTLAILTSGVAERIKLSSFIVLGVLWTTLVYDPLAHWAWGGGWASQLGALDFAGGTVVHISSGFGALALALVIGKRSGFGKFSMEAENISLTLIGGALLWFGWFAFNSGSALAANGLAANAFVVTNISAASGALTWMLASWAKGKPSSLGMVSGAVAGLVAITPACGFVGPMAAIAIGGIAGVLCYRMLLLRVKKGLDESLDAWAIHGMGGLWGALATGIFASASIGGVDGLIYGNVDRFLIQALDAGVAITYAFVVTYILAQVVDKTMGLRVTETEEYVGLDISQHGESTKG; encoded by the coding sequence ATGGCGCTTGATACGGGCGATACGGCCTTTATTCTAATCTGTACTGCCATGGTTATGCTTATGACCCCCGGTGTGGGTTTGTTCTATGGCGGTATGGTAAGGAACAAGAACGTCATTTCAATGATCGCAATGTCGTTCATAGCATTCGCAATAGTGACCATCCAGTGGGTAACAGCCGGTTATTCCCTGGCGTTTGGAAGTGATATCTCAGGCTTTATAGGAAGCCTTGAGCACTTTGGCCTTAATGGCGTAGGAATGGGCGGAGAAGGGATACCTGATATACTGTTCATGGTATTCCAGCTGGTATTTGCAGGCGTCACACTTGCAATTCTCACATCCGGTGTTGCAGAGAGGATAAAGTTGAGCTCTTTTATAGTACTGGGCGTGCTGTGGACCACACTTGTATATGATCCCCTGGCCCACTGGGCATGGGGCGGTGGCTGGGCATCGCAGCTTGGGGCACTGGATTTTGCAGGAGGTACTGTAGTACACATAAGTTCCGGATTCGGCGCCCTTGCTCTGGCCCTGGTAATCGGGAAGCGATCGGGGTTCGGCAAGTTCAGCATGGAAGCCGAGAATATCTCACTTACTTTGATAGGTGGCGCTCTCCTATGGTTCGGATGGTTCGCCTTCAATTCCGGAAGTGCACTTGCAGCTAATGGCTTGGCAGCAAATGCCTTTGTAGTCACTAACATTTCAGCGGCCTCCGGTGCTCTTACCTGGATGCTTGCTTCATGGGCAAAGGGTAAGCCCAGTTCCCTGGGAATGGTAAGCGGTGCAGTGGCAGGTCTGGTGGCAATAACTCCTGCATGCGGATTCGTCGGACCCATGGCAGCGATAGCAATAGGAGGTATTGCAGGTGTGCTGTGCTACAGGATGCTGCTCTTGCGTGTGAAGAAGGGTCTGGATGAAAGCCTGGACGCCTGGGCCATCCACGGTATGGGGGGTCTGTGGGGAGCTCTCGCAACAGGGATATTTGCAAGTGCTTCCATCGGAGGTGTGGACGGCCTCATATACGGCAATGTAGACCGATTCCTGATCCAGGCTCTGGATGCCGGTGTTGCCATTACATATGCCTTCGTGGTAACATACATCCTCGCCCAGGTGGTAGACAAGACCATGGGACTGCGGGTGACAGAGACCGAGGAATATGTAGGACTGGACATCTCGCAGCATGGTGAATCCACGAAGGGATGA
- a CDS encoding P-II family nitrogen regulator — MKKINAIIRPEMLNDVKAALAEKGYFAMTVYEVKGRGSQKGICLQYRGKKIEVDMIPKIEIDMVVKDTDVRPIIDIIRKSARTGKFGDGRIFVSPVELAAAIRTDDETTE; from the coding sequence ATGAAGAAGATCAATGCAATCATACGTCCGGAGATGCTTAACGACGTTAAGGCTGCCCTGGCAGAGAAGGGATATTTCGCCATGACAGTATACGAGGTAAAGGGCAGAGGTTCTCAGAAAGGGATATGCCTCCAATACAGGGGTAAGAAGATAGAAGTGGATATGATCCCAAAGATAGAGATAGATATGGTGGTGAAGGATACAGATGTCCGTCCAATCATTGATATCATACGTAAATCAGCCCGTACGGGCAAATTCGGTGATGGAAGGATCTTTGTCTCCCCGGTGGAATTGGCCGCAGCCATCAGAACAGATGATGAAACCACAGAATAA
- a CDS encoding DUF1638 domain-containing protein — translation MPTMTIISCKIMQDEIIWILENDPAINEIIVVDNENIGEFVEKLDRTNIVYTTLPLGNISPVCEAENESKYTVLIYLMELGLHRSPKELKKKVYETVEVLAPYSSGILLFYGLCGNVLGNIEKDFAANALSCPVHILKDNKDRIVDDCIGATVGGVDNYLKILKSVSDAGTYLFTPMYSKGWRELLDINSRLHGDPEKALQMMKKTHEMIGYKRVAKINTGLSYTENFDDAIKEFAEIFDFEILEFNSGNQKIFEDCYQQLKAEIKA, via the coding sequence ATGCCTACTATGACTATCATTTCATGCAAGATCATGCAGGATGAGATCATATGGATCCTTGAAAACGACCCTGCGATCAATGAGATCATTGTTGTTGACAATGAGAACATAGGGGAGTTTGTGGAAAAGCTCGATAGAACGAACATTGTCTACACAACACTTCCCCTTGGGAATATCTCTCCTGTCTGCGAAGCAGAAAATGAGTCCAAATACACTGTCCTGATCTATCTTATGGAACTGGGACTGCACAGGAGTCCTAAAGAGCTGAAAAAGAAAGTATATGAGACAGTCGAAGTTCTTGCTCCTTATTCTTCGGGCATCTTACTTTTTTACGGCTTATGCGGCAATGTACTTGGTAATATCGAAAAGGACTTTGCTGCCAATGCACTCTCATGCCCTGTGCATATCCTGAAAGACAATAAGGACAGGATCGTAGATGACTGTATAGGGGCGACCGTAGGGGGAGTGGATAACTACCTGAAGATACTTAAAAGCGTGAGTGATGCAGGGACTTATCTCTTTACACCCATGTATAGCAAAGGCTGGCGGGAACTGCTTGATATAAACAGCAGACTGCACGGTGATCCGGAAAAGGCATTACAAATGATGAAAAAGACCCATGAGATGATCGGATACAAGAGGGTAGCAAAGATCAATACAGGCCTTTCCTATACTGAGAATTTTGATGATGCAATAAAGGAATTCGCAGAAATATTCGATTTCGAGATACTGGAATTCAATAGTGGTAACCAGAAGATCTTTGAAGACTGCTACCAGCAGTTAAAAGCAGAGATCAAGGCATAA
- a CDS encoding cupin domain-containing protein, which produces MKIIDVNKATKQENPHGVSVNKLYDTEHAQIMHMELKPGESLKKHSTPTDVCFYILEGKGIVEIGEEKEEVSRDMLIESPAKIPHRLMNEGTENFRFLVIKAPRQTESTKMM; this is translated from the coding sequence ATGAAAATAATTGATGTAAATAAAGCCACTAAACAGGAGAATCCTCATGGTGTTTCTGTGAACAAGTTATATGATACGGAGCATGCACAGATAATGCACATGGAGCTTAAGCCCGGAGAAAGCCTGAAGAAGCACTCCACACCTACGGATGTATGTTTTTACATCCTTGAAGGAAAAGGCATTGTGGAGATCGGCGAGGAAAAGGAAGAGGTTTCAAGGGATATGCTTATCGAAAGCCCTGCAAAGATACCTCACAGACTGATGAACGAAGGAACAGAGAATTTCCGTTTCCTTGTGATCAAGGCTCCGCGGCAGACAGAATCCACGAAGATGATGTAA
- a CDS encoding Hsp20/alpha crystallin family protein, translating to MDDKKKHSFDEDFDKSPIMDIEQLIQHLLSMFSRDADDIGESFIYGYTIFQKVGEKPDIQGFKIAHSSFSEDEDDEEGDIYINNVEPVIEIFETEDTVYLTAELGVDEEYVEFSPSEEAVELVVIAPNVGYSRVMELPVPVDPETAVYTCRNGVFEISLKRTCSE from the coding sequence ATGGACGACAAGAAAAAGCATTCTTTCGATGAGGATTTTGATAAAAGCCCGATTATGGACATCGAACAGCTTATTCAGCACTTGCTGTCCATGTTCTCCAGAGATGCTGATGACATCGGTGAGTCCTTTATCTATGGGTATACCATCTTCCAGAAGGTCGGCGAAAAGCCCGACATACAGGGTTTCAAAATAGCCCACTCCTCTTTTTCCGAGGATGAAGACGATGAAGAAGGCGATATATACATAAATAATGTGGAACCGGTTATCGAGATCTTTGAAACTGAAGATACTGTGTACTTGACAGCAGAACTTGGAGTGGATGAGGAATATGTGGAGTTCTCCCCTTCTGAAGAAGCAGTGGAACTGGTGGTCATAGCACCTAACGTTGGATATTCAAGAGTTATGGAACTGCCTGTACCGGTAGATCCCGAGACTGCGGTATACACTTGCAGGAACGGTGTTTTTGAGATATCTCTCAAAAGGACTTGTTCTGAATAA
- the hcp gene encoding hydroxylamine reductase, producing MFCYQCEETLNGTGCTKNGVCGKKEDVADLQDDLLYVLKSIAFYNSKARANKLNEAKTDEFILDGLFATVTNTNFCKADIQSMIDEGFDIKDGIKKKLLSAKVIDEGSSSSFPRWIKEKLLGAGPKAGEPLPLVAKVTAESLTSINTGIFATENEDIRSLRELLTYGLKGMAAYAHHARVLGYTDDAISTFTEKALLATMDDDLGVAELVPLVLECGSMGVTTMALLDKANTSTYGNPEPTAVNIGVRNNPGILISGHDLRDLEQLLQQTQGTGVDVYTHGEMLPANSYPAFKKYDNFVGNYGGSWWKQKEEFEKFNGPILMTTNCIVPPKDSYLDRIYTTGVVGFDGVKHITANKDGTKDFSAIISQAKQCKPPVQLEEGTIMGGFAHVSALSVADKIVAAVKAGQIKKFLVMAGCDGRHKERDYYTEFAKALPKDTVILTAGCAKYRYNKLDLGDIGGIPRVIDAGQCNDCYSLVVIAQKLAEAFGLKDINDLPVSYNIAWYEQKAVLVLLALLSLGVKNIMLGPTLPAFVSPNVLNVLVDNFNIRPNSTVEEDMNVLV from the coding sequence ATGTTTTGTTACCAGTGTGAAGAAACCCTTAATGGAACAGGCTGCACAAAGAACGGAGTCTGCGGAAAGAAAGAAGATGTCGCTGATCTGCAGGATGATCTTCTGTACGTTCTGAAGAGTATTGCCTTCTACAACTCAAAGGCAAGGGCTAACAAGCTCAATGAGGCAAAAACCGATGAGTTCATTCTTGATGGTCTTTTTGCAACCGTCACAAATACCAATTTCTGCAAAGCAGATATTCAGTCCATGATCGATGAAGGCTTTGATATTAAGGATGGAATCAAAAAGAAACTTCTCAGTGCAAAGGTCATTGATGAGGGATCCAGCTCATCTTTCCCAAGATGGATAAAAGAAAAACTGCTAGGTGCCGGCCCGAAAGCCGGAGAGCCATTGCCCCTTGTAGCAAAGGTTACTGCTGAAAGCCTGACCAGCATAAACACAGGTATCTTTGCCACAGAGAACGAGGACATACGCTCCCTCAGGGAACTGCTGACCTATGGTCTTAAAGGCATGGCAGCATATGCCCACCATGCAAGAGTTCTCGGATACACAGATGACGCGATCTCCACTTTCACAGAGAAGGCTCTGCTGGCAACAATGGATGATGACCTGGGTGTAGCCGAGCTCGTTCCCCTGGTGCTGGAATGTGGTTCAATGGGTGTTACCACGATGGCTTTGCTTGATAAGGCAAACACTTCCACATACGGTAACCCTGAGCCTACAGCTGTGAACATCGGAGTGCGCAATAATCCGGGAATACTTATCAGTGGTCATGACCTGCGCGATCTGGAACAGCTACTTCAGCAAACCCAGGGAACAGGCGTGGATGTGTACACACATGGCGAGATGCTCCCCGCAAACTCATACCCTGCCTTCAAGAAATATGACAACTTTGTAGGCAACTATGGAGGTTCCTGGTGGAAGCAGAAAGAAGAGTTCGAGAAATTCAATGGTCCTATACTTATGACCACTAACTGTATCGTACCTCCCAAGGATTCTTATCTTGACCGCATCTACACCACAGGTGTCGTGGGTTTCGACGGTGTCAAACATATAACAGCAAACAAGGATGGAACAAAGGATTTCTCTGCGATCATTTCGCAGGCAAAGCAGTGTAAACCACCCGTACAGCTTGAAGAAGGCACCATCATGGGAGGATTTGCACACGTATCAGCTCTCTCCGTAGCTGATAAGATCGTCGCAGCGGTCAAAGCCGGACAGATCAAAAAGTTCCTGGTGATGGCCGGATGTGATGGCAGGCACAAGGAAAGGGATTACTATACTGAGTTCGCAAAGGCTCTGCCAAAAGATACTGTGATCCTGACAGCAGGTTGTGCAAAGTACCGCTACAATAAGCTGGACCTGGGGGACATAGGCGGTATCCCGAGAGTTATCGATGCAGGACAATGCAACGATTGTTATTCACTGGTCGTCATAGCCCAGAAGCTCGCAGAGGCATTCGGACTGAAGGACATAAATGATCTGCCGGTATCCTACAATATTGCATGGTACGAGCAGAAGGCTGTGCTTGTGCTGCTGGCATTGCTGAGCCTGGGTGTAAAGAACATCATGCTCGGACCTACCTTGCCGGCATTCGTTTCACCCAATGTACTCAATGTACTTGTGGATAACTTTAACATCAGGCCAAACTCAACTGTAGAAGAGGACATGAACGTCCTCGTCTAA
- a CDS encoding winged helix DNA-binding domain-containing protein gives MTGPKRDTILLNIPSLRLHNQQIAGTGCDSPGGLIKYLVAMQAQDYTGAKWSIGLRLPDATDADVEKAIADRAIVRTWLMRGTLHFVAAEDVHWILELVAPRIIAGSVTRHQQLDLDNGTFAHCKDIFLNALQGGKQLTRSDIYALLEKAHISTTGQRGYHILWWAALEGLICFGPQDGKQQTFVLLDEWVPKKKILGRDQALAELARRYFASRGPATLQDFVWWSGLKITEARAGLLAVASELVQFTVDGQTYWMPSDTANVCEKMQRIYLLPGFDEYMLGYKDRTAILHPQYAHQIVPWNNGMFSSTIVMDGRIAGTWRRTFKRGSVIIRPQPFVEFTDKQLEQFSAAADHYGRFLGMPVIIE, from the coding sequence GTGACAGGTCCAAAAAGAGATACGATCTTATTAAACATTCCCAGCCTTCGATTGCACAACCAGCAGATAGCAGGTACAGGGTGTGACTCTCCAGGTGGATTGATCAAGTACCTTGTGGCAATGCAGGCACAGGATTATACAGGTGCCAAGTGGTCTATTGGCTTAAGACTGCCAGACGCTACAGATGCAGATGTGGAGAAAGCAATTGCAGACAGGGCCATTGTACGTACATGGCTGATGCGGGGTACGTTACATTTTGTGGCTGCTGAAGACGTTCACTGGATTCTGGAATTGGTGGCGCCGCGTATTATTGCAGGCAGTGTTACAAGGCATCAGCAGCTGGATCTTGACAATGGGACCTTTGCGCACTGCAAAGACATTTTTTTAAATGCATTGCAGGGTGGTAAGCAGCTGACAAGATCTGATATATATGCACTGCTTGAGAAAGCACATATCTCCACAACCGGACAACGTGGCTATCATATTCTGTGGTGGGCTGCCCTGGAAGGGTTGATCTGTTTTGGTCCGCAGGATGGCAAGCAGCAAACGTTCGTACTACTTGATGAGTGGGTGCCGAAAAAGAAGATATTAGGGCGTGATCAGGCTCTGGCTGAACTTGCGAGGCGATATTTTGCCAGCAGAGGACCCGCTACATTGCAGGACTTCGTATGGTGGTCGGGACTTAAGATCACTGAGGCACGAGCCGGTCTTTTAGCAGTTGCATCAGAGCTGGTACAATTCACAGTGGATGGTCAGACCTATTGGATGCCATCAGATACAGCAAATGTGTGTGAAAAGATGCAGAGAATATATCTACTGCCAGGTTTTGACGAGTATATGCTGGGATATAAAGATAGAACTGCCATACTTCATCCACAATATGCCCATCAGATAGTTCCCTGGAACAATGGCATGTTCAGCTCGACCATCGTTATGGATGGCCGGATAGCAGGGACATGGCGACGTACTTTCAAAAGAGGTTCTGTTATTATCAGGCCTCAGCCATTTGTTGAATTCACTGATAAACAACTTGAGCAATTCTCCGCAGCAGCAGATCACTATGGAAGATTTCTTGGGATGCCTGTGATAATAGAGTGA
- a CDS encoding secondary thiamine-phosphate synthase enzyme YjbQ, whose amino-acid sequence MKIDTNLAVELIDITDDVLSEVNKSSIRSGICVISTPHTTTAIIINENEPGLLSDMFNLLNKLVPPGAGYNHDRIDNNADSHLRAMLLGSSETLPIIDGKLVLGTWQRIFFVELDGPRQRKANITLIRQT is encoded by the coding sequence ATGAAGATCGATACGAATCTCGCAGTCGAACTGATAGACATCACAGACGATGTTCTATCAGAAGTGAACAAAAGCTCAATACGCAGTGGCATATGTGTGATAAGTACGCCTCACACGACTACTGCTATCATCATTAACGAGAATGAACCTGGGCTGCTTTCCGATATGTTCAACCTGCTTAACAAGCTGGTGCCTCCCGGAGCAGGTTATAATCACGATCGCATAGACAACAATGCCGATTCTCACCTGCGGGCTATGCTCCTGGGGTCAAGTGAAACTCTACCCATTATAGATGGCAAGCTTGTACTTGGCACATGGCAGAGGATATTCTTTGTGGAACTTGACGGGCCACGTCAGAGAAAAGCCAATATCACACTGATCAGGCAAACATAA
- a CDS encoding TetR/AcrR family transcriptional regulator: protein MEEMNTTKQQILHYGRNFLQCRGYNGFSYRDIARKLGIKNAAIHHYYPQKEDLVATIFEGIRQQFTEDTARMSGSGCSAREQLQYFFDFMLSEFDEGRSICPIGSVIVDFEELPDKVKEQHLLLLEDVLAWFSEVLKTGLEKGEFNFSEPVDLRAEAILETLLGARQFASIRGRGTLERSISLIRSDLGWKD from the coding sequence ATGGAAGAGATGAACACTACCAAGCAACAGATACTCCATTACGGACGAAACTTTTTGCAATGCAGAGGCTACAATGGGTTCAGCTACCGGGATATTGCCCGGAAGCTTGGTATAAAGAATGCAGCCATTCATCACTATTATCCTCAGAAGGAAGACCTCGTTGCAACCATATTTGAAGGCATAAGGCAGCAATTTACTGAGGATACTGCCAGAATGAGCGGTTCTGGCTGCTCGGCCCGTGAACAGCTGCAATACTTCTTTGATTTCATGTTGAGTGAATTCGACGAAGGCCGTAGCATCTGTCCTATAGGTTCCGTTATCGTTGACTTTGAAGAACTTCCTGATAAGGTAAAGGAACAGCATTTATTGTTACTGGAAGATGTGCTGGCATGGTTTTCAGAGGTTCTGAAAACCGGCCTGGAAAAAGGTGAATTTAACTTTTCCGAACCTGTCGATCTGCGTGCAGAAGCTATACTTGAAACCTTGCTGGGTGCCAGGCAATTTGCCAGCATAAGGGGAAGAGGAACGCTCGAAAGATCGATCTCCCTGATAAGGTCCGACCTGGGATGGAAGGATTGA